The nucleotide sequence CGCTCAAGAAGGTCGGCCCCGCGCGCGGCAGCGGCACCTCCATCTTCTTCCGCCCGGACCCGAAGATCTTCCCCGAGGTGCGCTTCGATCCCAAGACCATCGCCGAGCTGCTCGAGGCGAAGGCGTACCTGCACGGCGGGCTCACGGTCGAGTTCCACGACGAGCACGCGGGCACGAAGGCGGTCTACCGCTACGAGGACGGGCTGCGCGCGTACCTGCTCAAGCTGGTCGGCGAGGCCGAGCGAAGCCCGCTGGCGGGCGAAGTGTTCACCATCCAGAAGCAGCAGGACGGCCTCCACCTCGACTGCGCGCTCGCCTGGACCGAGGCGACCGAGGAGCGTGTCCTCTCCTACGTGAACAGCATCCCGACCACCTCGGGCGGCGCGCACGAGAACGGGCTGCGCGCCGGGCTCGCGAAGGCCGTCCGCAACTATCTGACCGTCCACAACCTCGTGCCGCGCGGGCTCTCGATCGCCGCCGAGGACGTGCGCGAGGGGCTGGTCGCCGTGCTCGCCATCAAGATCCCGCAGCCCCAGTTCCAGGGGCAGACCAAGGAGCGCCTCAACAACACCGAGGTGACGCCGCTGATCGACGGGATCGTGCGCAGCGCGCTCGAGAACGCGCTCAACGCGAACCGCACCACCGGCGACGCGATCGCGAGCCGCGTCGTGCTGGCGGCGCGAGCGCGGAGCGCGTCACGCGCCGCCGCCGCCGAGGTGCAGCGCAAGGGAGCGGTCTCGCACCGCCTGAACCTTCCCGGCAAGCTCGCCGACTGCAGCTCGACGGACCCCTCGGAGTGCGAGCTCTTCATCGTCGAGGGCGACTCGGCCGGCGGCTCGGCCAAGCAGGGGCGCGACCGCGCCTTCCAGGCGATCCTCCCCCTGCGCGGCAAGGTGCTCAACACCGAGCAGGCCTCGACCGCGAAGGTGCTCACCAACAAGGAGCTCTCCGACATCGTCTCCGCGCTCGGCTGCGGCACGGGCAAGGCCTTCGACCCGGCCAAGCTCCGCT is from Deltaproteobacteria bacterium and encodes:
- a CDS encoding type IIA DNA topoisomerase subunit B, whose product is MASSYTAKDILVLEGLEPVRRRPGMYIGGVDAAGLHHLIWELVDNSVDEAMNGHADRITVTLHKDGASATVADNGRGIPVDRHAQYKKPALELILTTLHAGGKFEAKNYYHSGGLHGVGASVVTALSEKLVARVRRDGAEWEQSFARGKPASTLKKVGPARGSGTSIFFRPDPKIFPEVRFDPKTIAELLEAKAYLHGGLTVEFHDEHAGTKAVYRYEDGLRAYLLKLVGEAERSPLAGEVFTIQKQQDGLHLDCALAWTEATEERVLSYVNSIPTTSGGAHENGLRAGLAKAVRNYLTVHNLVPRGLSIAAEDVREGLVAVLAIKIPQPQFQGQTKERLNNTEVTPLIDGIVRSALENALNANRTTGDAIASRVVLAARARSASRAAAAEVQRKGAVSHRLNLPGKLADCSSTDPSECELFIVEGDSAGGSAKQGRDRAFQAILPLRGKVLNTEQASTAKVLTNKELSDIVSALGCGTGKAFDPAKLRYHKICLLMDADSDGNHICTLLLTFFYRHLPELIRQGYVYIAQPPLYRIDAGKEVLWARDDAEKERLLAARNGGRGTLQVQRFKGLGEMNPSTLKETTLDPARRALLKVAIRDAARTEQTIQTLMGREVAPRFEF